The window GCAGGATATTCCAGTTGAGGTTCTCACTACGGAGTCGATCCAAGTTCGCAAAGAAAGCAGCTTGATGCAGGGGTTAAGCAGTATGGGTTCTCTACTGCCTCTGATTGCTAAGGTTGCTCAAAAAGCCCGTGATTACGATCTGATTTACGCCAATACCCAAAAAGCGTTGGTTGTCGGTGCTCTGGCTAGCTTTTTGAGCCGTCGTCCTCTGGTCTATCACTTGCATGATATTTTATCATTAGACCACTTTAGCCGAACCAATCGTGCGATCGCGGTGACGTTGGCTAACACCCAAGCGTCCTTAGTCATTGCCAATTCTCAAGCCAGTCAAGCCGCATTTGTGGAAGCTGGAGGGCGATCACCTCTCACAGCCGTGGTCTACAATGGGTTCAATCCGGACTTCTATCGAGCTGATGAATCTCAGCGCAAAACCCTAAGACAGCAACTGGGACTTGATGGACAGTTTATTGTGGGTCACTTTAGCCGTTTGTCGCCTTGGAAGGGGCAGCATATCTTAATCGAAGCCTTGACTCAGTGCCCTGAAGACGTGACAGCTATTTTTGTCGGAGAAGCCCTATTTGGTGAGCAAGATTATGCCCAATCTTTACATCAACAAGTTGCAGAATTAGGGATTGAAAAACGGATTCGATTTTTAGGATTTCGTTCCGACATTGTGCAACTGATGAGTGCCTGTGATTTAGTAGCCCATACTTCAGTTGCTCCTGAACCTTTTGGGCGAGTT of the Allocoleopsis franciscana PCC 7113 genome contains:
- a CDS encoding glycosyltransferase family 4 protein — translated: MKILFLDQSGKPGGAELCLIDIAKPYRDSCLVGLFADGPFRELLEQQDIPVEVLTTESIQVRKESSLMQGLSSMGSLLPLIAKVAQKARDYDLIYANTQKALVVGALASFLSRRPLVYHLHDILSLDHFSRTNRAIAVTLANTQASLVIANSQASQAAFVEAGGRSPLTAVVYNGFNPDFYRADESQRKTLRQQLGLDGQFIVGHFSRLSPWKGQHILIEALTQCPEDVTAIFVGEALFGEQDYAQSLHQQVAELGIEKRIRFLGFRSDIVQLMSACDLVAHTSVAPEPFGRVVVEAMLCGCPVVAAKAGGVVELVEHEQTGWLIPPGDSALLADVITNCRQQPEARTIVAHQARDTASQRFHLNTINQQIVQLLKPLILPKAN